A single genomic interval of Sceloporus undulatus isolate JIND9_A2432 ecotype Alabama chromosome 2, SceUnd_v1.1, whole genome shotgun sequence harbors:
- the PLIN2 gene encoding perilipin-2, producing the protein MGAASEEEEEEEAGTPASQVAVANSYACIGLDKVEERLPILYQPTDKVVANAVDAVVGARDAVTITVIGAKDTVAHTINGVVDMTKGAVQNSVDLTKSVAAGSISTVLESRVVRLVTSGVDNALSKSETLVDQYLPLTEEELEKEATKMEGFEVEVQKPSYYVRLGSLSSKVRSRAYQQALNKVRDAKIRSQETISQLNSTVNLIEFARKNMNSANQKLQDAQQKLYSSWVEWRKNISQNDEDDLKSAEYIESRTLTIARNLTQQLQTTCLTLVSSIQGLPQNIQDQVHHVGEMAGEVYQSFRSASSFQEVSDNLITTSKGQLKKMKESLDDVMDYLVNNTPLNWLVPDFTITDLSSESDEIPDILALDEEGQPDYSRTNGPVTTGQRAE; encoded by the exons ttgCTGTTGCCAACAGCTATGCTTGTATAGGACTTGACAAAGTGGAAGAAAGGCTGCCCATTCTGTATCAACCAACTGATAAG gtaGTTGCTAATGCAGTGGATGCTGTTGTTGGAGCAAGGGATGCTGTAACAATCACTGTGATTGGTGCCAAGGATACTGTTGCACATACAATTAATGGAGTTGTCGACATGACAAAAGGAGCTGTTCAGAACAGTGTGGATCTGACCAAGTCAGTTGCTGCTGGTAGCATCAGTACTGTCCTGGAGAGCCGTGTAGTGCGTCTTGTGACTAGTGGAGTGGATAATGCACTCAGTAAATCAGAAACCCTTGTAGACCAGTACCTCCCACTTACAGAAGAAGAGCTGG AGAAAGAAGCTACAAAAATGGAAGGATTTGAAGTTGAAGTTCAGAAGCCAAGTTATTATGTTAGACTAGGATCTTTGTCTTCAAAGGTCCGATCACGTGCCTACCAACAGGCCTTAAACAAGGTTAGGGATGCTAAAATCAGAAGCCAAGAGACAATTTCTCAACTTAATTCCACGGTTAATCTG ATTGAATTTGCCAGAAAGAATATGAATAGTGCCAACCAGAAACTCCAAGATGCCCAACAGAAGTTGTACAGTTCCTGGGTAGAATGGAGGAAAAACATAAGCCAAAATGATGAGGATGACTTGAAAAGTGCTGAG tACATTGAATCACGCACGCTGACGATTGCACGGAATTTGACTCAGCAGCTTCAAACCACCTGCCTCACCCTGGTGTCAAGTATACAAGGCCTGCCACAGAATATCCAGGACCAAGTTCACCATGTTGGGGAAATGGCAGGGGAAGTTTACCAAAGCTTCCGGTCGGCATCTTCCTTCCAAGAAGTGTCTGACAATCTCATTACCACCAGTaaagggcagctgaagaaaatgaaGGAGTCATTGGATGATGTGATGGATTATCTTGTAAACAACACGCCCCTCAATTGGCTG gTTCCAGACTTCACCATCACAGACTTATCTTCAGAATCTGATGAGATACCAGACATCTTGGCTTTGGATGAGGAAGGGCAGCCTGACTATTCACGCACAAATGGTCCAGTAACCACAGGACAAAGGGCTGAATAG